Part of the Vulcanisaeta thermophila genome, TCAGCCCCAAAGGCATACCCACGGTAAACAGAGCCATCTTTAAGCACCAAGTAACGCCTCCTATACCCGAATCATGACCCTCAACAACGATGTAAAGAACCTTTATAAACTTTACCTCAAGAAACAAACCCCTATATAGACGAAGAGGCAAAACAAAAACCAAAATCACAACAATAATAATGAACATTTCTCATCCTTTCACACCATGGCAAAATTTTGCCATGGGCCGAACCACGGCACACAAACCGAAACACGTACTATAGCATGGATTAAATGTGTGGGAATGCTTATATATTGTTTATACACCGTCGTATTGTGCTCCTTATCATTAAGGTGGGTGGGTCTGTGATTAGGAGGGGTCTGGACCCCCTGGTTAGTGAGGTTCCTGGGTTGGTTAGGGATGGTTTTAGGGTTGTTATTGCACATGGTGGTGGTTGGTTTGTTAATGAGTTGATGGAGAGGATGGGTATGAAGCCCAGGTTCGTGACAAGCCCCAGTGGTGTGGTTAGTAGGTACACCGACCTGGAGACCCTGAGGGTGTACGTGATGGGCATGATGTACCTCAACAAGGAGTTGGTGGGTAGGTTGCAGGGTGTGGGTGTTAGGGCCATTGGGTTGAGTGGCCTCGATGGTGGTCTGCTCAGGGCTAGGAGGAAGGAGAGCCTGGTGATAATTGATGAGAGGGGTAGGGAGAGGGTGATCGATGGTGGCTACACAGGTAAGATAGAGGGTGCGAATACGGACCTAGTGACCAAACTCCTCGATGATGGTTACGTACCCGTGATAGCGCCCGTGGCCATGGACGTGAAGACAGGGGGCCCCTTGAACGTGGACAGTGACCAGGTTATTGAGGCTTTGGCTCAGTCCATGACCCCCAACTACGCATTAATACTCACGGACGTGGATGGATTACTAATAGGGGGTAATGTGGTTAAGAGGCTAACGCCTGAGGAAGCCCTGGCCCTGTTCAAGAACCCAGAGGTTAAGGGTGGTATGAGGAGGAAGATCTACATGGCGGCCCAACTGGCCTCTAAGGGGGTTTACACAATAATATCCAATGGAACCGTGGAGAACCCCATAAGGAGTGCACTGGCGGGCCTTGGGACCCACATCACGGCCTCTAGATAATTCCATGAATTATAAATAGATATTGTATAATGGGCGAAATGCTTAAATAGGTTATTGCTCCCTTGCTTACGATGCCCACAAAGGTGACCTGTCAGGTCTGTGGTGCGGATATAAACGTACCTGATGATGTACTCGACGGCGAGTTGGTCTCCTGCCCATCCTGCGGTCAGAAATACCAGGTGGTTATTCAGAATGGCTTAATACAGCTTAAGTTGATAAATGTTGAGGAGGAGGATTGGGGCGAGTAATGAAGGTGGGTGGTGGTCATTGAAACACTACACTTCATCTACGACGTCGCAAGGCTCGATGAGAGGCTCCTAATTAGGGAGTTCGAGGCAGCCGGGGCACCCTTTAAGCTGGTTAACGCGGAGCAGTTAATCTTCAGGTTCCCAGGCAATGACCTAAGGGGTACCGCGTTTATTAGGACCATAAGCCAGGTAAGGACACAGTTAATCGCGCAGCTTTACGAGAGCCTTGGCGGCTCCTCAATAAACCCAGCCCGCTCAATAATCAACGGTAACAACAAGGCGGTAACCCTGGCATTACTGAGTAGGTTCAACGTACCCACACCCAACACCCTAGTGGCGTTCTCGGGGGAATTGGCCGTGAAGTCCCTGGACCAGGTGGGCCGCCCAACCATTGTGAAGCCCATCCATGGCTCCTGGGGTAGGCTTGTGAGCCTGGTTCACGGGCCCGAGGACCTGGAACTCCTCACTAGGCATAGGGAGTCCATGGAGAACCCACAGTACAGTGTCTACCTACTCCAGGAATTCATAAGGAAGCCTGGGCGTGACATCAGGGTCACGGTGGTTGGGGATAGGGCCGTGGCTGCCATTTACAGGTACGCAGTCACTGATGACTGGAGAACAAACACCGCGAGAGGTGGTAAGGCGGAGCCCGTTAAGATAGACCCGGAGCTTGAGGACATAAGTGTAAGGGCCACGAAGGCAGTGGGCGCTTACTACGCGGGGGTTGATGTGGTGGAGTCTGACGGTGGTTACAAGGTCCTTGAGGTTAACACAGTGCCTGAGTTCAAGAACGTCCAGAGGGTCACGGGTGTCAATGTGGCGAGGGCCATTGTGGAGCTAACCATCGACCTGATCAAGAGGGGCTTCTAATGATGTTCACGGATGATTTCAAGATTAAAATGCTCATGGAGGCACTAAGCATATACTCACCCACGGGTAATGAGCACGAATTCGCAAAGTTCCTATACGAATTCATGAACTCCCAGGGCGTTGATGTTAAAATCGACGATGTGGGCAATGTAATAGCCACCAGGGGCCTTGGAAAACCCACCCTGTGGCTCCACGCACACATGGACACTGTGCCCGGGATGCTGGAGGTGAGGAGGGTTGGCGATAAGGTAATTGGTAGGGGTGCGTCGGACGATAAGGGCCCACTCATGGCCATGGTCTTCGCACTCCTGGAGACACGCGTGGTTAAGGGTACGGTGGTCTTCACGGGGGTTGTTCATGAGGAGGGCGATAGCCTTGGGACGAAGTTCCTAATAAACAGCGCAGTGGCCCCAAGGCCCGACGGTATAATAGTGGCGGAGCCCACTGGGGTGAATAAGGTGGTTACCAAGTACAGGGGTGGGGTTAAGGCGGTCATAAGGGTGAGCACCAGGGGAGGCCACGCATCAAACCCAGACCTGGACTCCAACGCAATAATAAAGGCGTGGGAGATCTACAGGGAATTAAGCACCGCCCTAAGGTCCGGGACATCCTACGAGAACTTCCTAGTAACACCCACAATGATGCAGTGCGGTGAGGCGGAGAACGTAATACCCAGCAGGTGCCAATTAACACTGGACATAAGAATACCACCTGGCAGGACGTGCAGTGACGTAGCCAAAGCCGTGAACGACGTACTGAGTAACCACAGGGACGGTGTTAGTATTGAGTTGAGGCCATGCACCGAGCCCGTGGAGGTGGACATAAACAACCCAGCGGTCAGGGCGGTCTCAAGGGCGATAATAAAAACCCTAAACCAAAGACCCATACTGGCCAGGAAGTGGGGGACGAGCGACATGAACGAGCTTGTGGCCCTAACAAGGAACTTGGTGGCTTATGGACCTGGGGAGGGCTTCTTCTCTCACTCTGAGGAGGAGTTTGTGCGGGTGGATGATTATTTAAACGCCATAAAGATATACCGCAACTCCATCCTGGAATTCATGAACATAGTGCAACCATAACCTAAAAATACTTCTGCATATTAATATTTACCACTTAAGGGTAAAATTTATAAGCTATTTACACCATGGTGAGGAGGGGGTTATCATTGAAAGACAAACCCAAGTTCCAGGTTCGGAACGGGAGTTAATAAGGCTCTTTAGACGTGAGGGTATTGACTACGTGGATGGTGAGGATGTTATCAGGGAGGTGACCTCTGAATGGCCTCTTCCTCCGAGGTTAATGTTCAGTAGCTTCCACATAGAGCCTGAGGTGCCCAGTGAGTTGTACATAACGGATACCACGTTTAGGGATGGTCAGCAGGCATTCAATGCCTATGGTGTTGAGGATGCCAGGGAGTTGTTCAGGCTCCTTGGTGAGTTGGATAATGGTAGTGGTAGGATCATAAGGAGCGAGTTCTTCCTATACACCGAGAGGGATAGGGCCATTGTTAAGGCCGTTAGGGAGTTAAACCTCGAGTACCCAAGGGTGATTGGTTGGGGTAGGGCTAGGATTGAGGATGTTCAATTGGTCAAGGAGGCGGGGCTTGATGAGATGGTAATGCTCATGTCCATATCGGACATACACATTAAGTACAAGTTCAACTCCACAAGGGATAGGGTGGTGAGTAAGTACCTAGCCGTGGCAGGCTACGCACTGAAGGAGGGGATTAGGCTCAGGTGTAGCCTTGAGGATATAACCAGGGCAGACATAGGCTTCGCACTATCCTTCGCAGAAAAACTACTGAGGCTTAGTGAGAAGTACGGTGTTGAGGTAACCATTAAGTTACCGGACACCACAGGCGTCGGGGTCCCATTCCCATTTGCTCAACTGCCATACTCAATACCAAAGCTTGTCTGGGTCTTTAGGAAGGTGCTGGGCATACCCAGTGATAGGCTTGAGTTCCATGGGCATGGGGACTACCACATGGCAGTGGCTAACGCGGTCTCCGCGTGGTTGTACGGGGCCGCCATAAACAACGCCACACTACTGGGTATTGGGGAGAGGGCGGGTAACGTGCCCATAGAGGCGTTGGTGATTTGGTACGCGAGGATAAGGGGCTCCTTCGATGGTATGAACCCAAGGGTCATCTCGAAAATAGCCGACTTCTTCAGGGGCCTGGGTTACGAGGTGCCCAGGTACCAACCCATAGTGGGTAGTAACGCCTTCTCCACGGCAGCGGGCATACACGTACAGGCGCAGTTGAGGAACCCAATAACCTACCTCTCCATGGACCCACAGATAATAGGTAGGAGCGCGAGTATAGTGATTGGGCCATACTCGGGCAGGAGCGCGATATACCACTGGCTGGTCACGCATGGGTTCAGGGCTGATGAGGACGTGGTGAATAGGGTGTACAATAGGGTTGTGGAGCTCTACAACAATGGGTTAAGGAGGCCCCTAACCGATGAGGAGCTCATGAGGATAACCAGCGAGGTTTTATCACTCAACCAATGACTTCCTAAGCGACTGTATTATCAAGCCCACATCATCATCAGTAATGCAGTAGGGCGGTAAAAGCCTAATGGTCGTACCACCAGCCACGCTGGCGAGGAGCCCCATGCCAATCAACGGGTCTAGGTACGGGTCAGCCCTCTTCTTAAGCTCCACACCAAGCATGAAACCCATACCCTTAACCCTAAGGACGGGCTTAAGGCCTGATAACTCATCACTCAACTCCCTAAGCAACTTCTCACCCATGTACCTAACCCTCTCGGGCACGTTCTCACTAATTAATACCTCAACACCAGCCCTGGCCGCAGCCATGACGAGGGGATTACCAGCGAATGTGGATCCGTGCTCCCCAGGCTCGAACACATCACCAAACTCCCTCCTAACCACCGTAACACCAATGGGCAACCCACCCGCTATTGACTTACCCGCGGTGAATATGTCAGGCTCCACACCATAGCCCTGAAAGGCCCAGTAATAACCAGTCCTCCCAAAGCCAGTCTGAACCTCGTCAAATATCAAAAGGACATTCCTCTCACTGGTCACCTGCCTAAGGGCCCTCAGGAACTCAGGCCTCGCGGGGTTAACACCACCCTCACCCTGTACAGGCTCCACAATGACAGCGGCCAAATCCTCAGTCACCAACTTATCCACCTGATCCACCGCATTAAACGGCGCAAACCTAACCCTGTAAGGCAGGGGCTCAAAGGCCCTCCTATACTTCTCATTACCAGTCACCGAGAGCGCACCCAACGTCCTACCGTGGAACGAGTTCATGAACGCCAGGAACTCAGCCCTCTTACTAATCTTCCTGGCTATCTTCAACGCAACCTCCACAGCCTCGGTACCACTGTTCTGTAGGAATACCTTACCGTATGTGTTGGGTACGATCCTCATGAACTCCCTAATGAAGGATGCCCTGGCATCATTGTAGAAGGTCAGTGGTACGGTTAGTATCTTATCCAACTGCTCCTTAATGGCCTCCACAACCCTCGGATTCCTATGCCCCAGGAAGGCAACGCCAAAGCCCGTGTGTGCGTCCAGGTACTTATTACCATTAGAGTCCCAGACATACTGCATGGAGCCCCTCACAATCACAATCCTCCTCTTAGTGTAGTAACGCGCCAGGTACTGATCCTCAAACCCCATCAACTCCTCCATCATCTCCTAACCACCCCCACCACGTAATCCACGAGCCTACCCGCAATGTTAATATTGGTTACGCTCATCAACCCCCTGAACTCAGGGACACCATTAACCTCATTGACCATGTACCCACGATCCTCACTATAAATCAAATCCACACCCGCGTAGTCAAGGCCCAGGGCCTCCACAGCCTTAACCGCCAACTCCTCCATCTCGGGGCTGGGCTTTATGGCGAAGGCCCTACCACCTCTGGCCACGTTACTCCTCCAATCATCGGCGCTGGGCCTCCTCATCATAGCAGCCACCACCTCACCACCAATCACAAACAACCTATAATCAGTCCCATCACCAATGAAGGGCTGGATCAGGACCAGGGAGTGCTGACCACCCATCAACCTCCTATGACTGAGGAGGAGCCCCAACTCCTCACCACTCCTCACAAGCCCAATCAACCTACCCCAGGAACCACTAATGGGCTTAACAATGAGTGGGTACTCCGGGTCCCCATTGGCATAGCCCATGACTAACTTACTGGGTACCGTGGGTATGCCCAGGGACTTAAGCCTAGCCAGCGTTAGGGCCTTGTTCCAGGAAAGGTCCAGGGCATCGCCCCTATTTATGGTCGCCACACCCATCATGTTCAAAAGCCTGGCCACGGTTATGGCCTTAACATGACTCATAACCCTAACCAAAACCGCATCCGCCAGGAGCTCCTCATTGATCCTGTCCAAATCAAGGGGAACCCTATCCACATTAACCAGGCGTAGATCAACACCCGCATTCCCAAACTCCCTAATGAGGAGTCTCTCCTCACTCCTCACCAGGTCTATTAACATGGAAACCGTTCCATCACTCTCGGGGAAAACCCAACTCAATACGCTATATAAGCATTTCCCTCACAATAACCCGCCAGGCAAATAATCTATTTAAAAGCAAGGAAAACCTTAATAAGCACTGGAAAACCATGAGAATGGGGATCCACGGTTGAAACGGTCAGGGATTACGAACTGGTCCTCGTGACGGATAAAATGGGGCCCCTGGAGCAGTCCCTAGTAAATGCGTTGGTGAATAACGGCGTCAGGGTCAAAACAATCAACGTCAGGGATGAGGGGTTAACAAACATGGACGCAAGGGCCGTCCTACTAATCAACGACGTAGTAAAGTCCCTAGTAATCTCAAGTCTATTCCCCAAAACCCTAAACCCACTAAAGACATACCAAATGGCACTGAACAGGGTAACCCTATACAACGAACTAAGACACAGCGGAATACCCACACCCAAGTACCAAGTGGCCCTGGAACCCAACGTAGTGGCCAAGGTCATTAAGGAAATGTACAGGGCATACCTAGCCACACCCTCCATGTCCCTGGAGCTGGACGGCATCGTAACCTCATGGGAAGGGGGAAAATCCATAGCGGAGCACAGGGTATACCTAGGAAACCCCCTGGTCAGCATAAACATGGTAATGCCCGCACCAGAAAAAATACAAACCCACCTGGTAGTGGGCGGCGAGTGCCTGGATTGCGGAGACAACGGGGAATTAATCAAGGAGGTAGCCAAGGTAACCGGGTGCTATTACTGCAGGGTCTCCCTGGGGTACTACGGCGGTGAACCCACGGTGCTGGGCATAGACCCAAGGATAGAACTAAGGCAGGAACACCTGGACAAGTTCATAAACACAGTAATGAGGTGGTTAAATGAGTAACACCAAGAGGGTCTGCGTAGTCGGGGCCAGCGGAATCACAGGCGGCGAACTACTAAGGCTACTCCTAACCCACCCAGGGGTTGACCTCGTCTGCGCCACATCGAGGGAGTACAAGGGAGAGTACCTATTCAGGATACACCCAAACCTAAGGGGCAGGACAACACTAACCTTCAGCGACTCCACAATAGACGCAGTACTCAAGGCGGAGCCCGACGCAGTATTCCTGGCACTACCACACGGACAAAGCATAAACTGGGTACCCAAACTCTACGAAACAGGACTAACAATCATAGACCTAAGCGCAGACTTCAGACTAAAGGACCCAAGGGCATACATGGAATGGTACGACTTCAAAGAACCACACCCATACCCAGACCTACTCGCAAAGGCAGTCTACGGACTACCCGAACTACACAGGGAGGAGCTGAGAAACGCGAAACTAATAGCGGTCCCAGGGTGCATGGCAACAGCCGCAATAATATCCCTAGCACCACCCGTGAAACAAGGCATAATAGAAACAGGGAGGATAGTGGTAGACGCAAAAATCTCAAGCTCAGGAGCAGGAGCCCACGCACCAAGACTCGACCTACACCCCTTCAGAACATACGTAATAAGACCATACGAAGTGGTACACCACAGACACACAGCAGAAATAGAACAGGAACTATCAAGACTAACCAACAGGGAAGTCAAGGTAGCCTTCACACCACACGCAGTGGACCTAGTAAGGGGAATACTAACCACATCCCACACATGGCTCACAAAGGAAGTAACCGAACCAGACATATGGAAAACCTACAGATCAATGTACAACAACGAACCCTTCATAAGGATAGTGAAGGACAGGGCAGGGTACCAACGCTACCCAGACGTAAAATACGTAATAGGAAGCAACCTAGTGGACATAGGATTCGAAATAGACCAAAGACTAAACAGACTAGTCATACTAGCAGCCATAGACAACCTAATGAAAGGAGCCTCAGGACAGGCAGTACAGGCATTCAACATAGCCATGGGGTTTGAGGAAACCACAGCACTAACAACAATACCACTATACCCAGTATAACCCAAAACAATTAAAACCCAAGGAACCAAAGAACACACAATGACCGTAACCTGCTACGACGGAACAGGAAAACAAATAAACTGCACACCAGAAGAACTATGCAAATACCCAACACCAGGAGGACACACATACATACTAAAAACAACAAACAACAAAATAATACTATACAGAATAACAAAAATAGTCACCAACTGCACCCTAGAACTAATAGCATACATAGACGAAGAAAACGGAAAATACGAAATAAACAATCAAGCACAAATAAACGACCAAATAATGAAAGAAATCCTAAAAACAATAATAGGACCAGAAGCCCTACAACAAGCACAAACCAAAACAACAACCAAGGAAGAAAAACCAAGACCCAGGGCAAGAACCAAAAAACCAGAGGCAAAAACCGAAGAAAAACCCACAGAGAAAAAACCAGAAGAAAAACAACAATAAAGCCACAATACCATTAATTACCATTAAGCAACTCAAGCAACTTACGCATATTATCAATAAGAATTCCCGTCTTCACATTCATCACCTCGTAAATAACCCCCACAGGCTCCTTAGCATTAGCATCACTCAACTTACTCAACACACTCTTAATCAACTCTGCAAACTTACCAAGCTCCTCATCACTAGGTAGCCCATGACCCCTAAGCTCACGCGCCTCGGGCGAGTGCACATGAAACTCACCCACAATACCAGGATACCGCTCAACCACCCACTTCAACTCATCCCACACCGCTTTACTACCCTTCTTTTTCTTAATACTCTGCCCTGGATCAAGCACAAGCTTAACCTCCAATTCCCTGGCGAATTTAATGGTAGCATCACTATAATCACTAATTGTCTGAGGCTCAGACTCACGATTACGCCCCAACCTAACTACACTCCCAGCCCTGGGCTCAAGGATCAATTCAATTCCGGGACCCAATCCCCCCTTAAAGTCATTAAGGCACTCCTTAAGCCGATTAACATCCCTCTCCACACGCCTGCATATTATACGCTCATGCTCAACACTGCAATTATCAAGCCTTGTAAAACCTGGGTGAACCTCAACAATAAACTTAAACTTAAACCCAAAACCATAAAGCAACTCCTCGGCTTCACTCACAATATTATTAATTGATTTCAAATAAGCAGCCCTAAATTTCTCATCACACCACAAAGGCGCCGAATAATCAGTATGAAACAAAACCCTCAAGAACCCACCAAACCCTAAGCCCTTCAGAAACCCAGAAAACCCCTCAAGCCTACTCACGAAATTTTCCTCATCACCACCCAACACATCCCCAATCAAGTCATTAAGTACACGGTCCAAAGGCCCAGTAACACTACGTTTCTTACTCGACTCAAAAACCCTAAGTGGGTGAAAAAACGTTATAGAATAACCCTCCTTAACAACATAATCCCTGAGAAAATCCCTAAACTCTTTATACTCGTAATAATTAGCCGTAGTACCAATAGAAATAAGCCCCTTATCCACAACACAACCCCCAGGAACACGCTTAAAAACTTATCCAAACCAGCATGGGCAAATATGCAAAACCCATCATTAATTAAAACCAGTAATACATTTTTAGGAGCGCAAGAGCCCTAACCAGTGCCCTTATTCATATTCAACCTCGAACTAAAGCCAAAAACAGCCCTACCCCTAACGGGATTCACAGGATACATCGCAGAATCACTAACACTAAACATAATAGGGACCGTGGACAAGGAACTGGCGAAGAAACTACACGACACAAAAACACCCAAACCCTTCTCAGTAACGCCAATAATCATCGACGGAAAACCCATCATAATGGGGGACCACGTGGTGGAGCCAGGCAAGGCACTAACCATCAGGGTAACCGCAATAAACAACATGGGACCAATACTCGCCGAAGCACTGGACAAGGTAGGCACCGTCAGGATAGGCAATGTGGAGACCACGGTGGAGGTAAAGGAGGCCCTAATAATAACGGAGGAAAAACTAAGGGAGGACAGGGGATCCAGGATCAGGATAAACTTCCTAACACCAGTGAGGTTCGCCAGGAAACCCCTAATGAGGCGCAGAAAACCCATGTTCGACTTCTGCCCCACACCAGTGAACCTAGCCAGGTCAGCCCTAATACACATGCAAATGACCATGAAAACAACACCCACAAAAACACCCACAAAACTCCTCAGGTGGATCTTCACATACGTGTACATGAGGGACATGATAGGCAGGGTAGTCGCAGTAAAACACAAAAACAAACCCCAACTGGGCTTCCTAGGCAGTGCGGAGTACGAAATAAACAGCGCAAGGAGAGTAAGGAGGGAACAATTCTGGACACTACTAAACTACGCAGAACTAATGAACGTAGGAACAGGAAGAAGCGCAGGATTCGGACTCATAAAAATAACAACCCCATAAACCAAACACCACAAATAAAATCCTCACCAATAACCACAATCCAACCCTCCTACGAAATCTCTAAACAATATCAGCAACACCACACCATACCCCACAGAGAAAGAATCCTTCAATCTTCCATGACCAGCACGGCTCCGGCGTACGAGGTGCTCTCAATCTTCATATGAAATCTTCTCCCTCTCAGTGAGCACAACCAGCATCAGGAACAAAACGCTTTCAATCTTCATATGAAATCTTCAATAAAGGTGTGTACTTAATCAATTGCCCCTCGTTCTGCTCAATTTCAATCTTCTTGTGAAATCTTCCGGTTTGTGGGTTTTTCTAGGGTTTTATAAGCTTTTCCTTTTCCTGCCTTTCCCCTCGTTAGCGCGTATTTTAACTTCCTTTTTCATTGATTCGTGCCTGTTCTCACGGTGGTCTTTGGGAATTGAATTAATGTTCCCACGGTACTTCAATTCTCCAAAAACATGACTGTTCCCACGGAGTGCAGACAAAAGACAAACGTAGAAAATGCACGAAGCAATGCAACTTAAATGAGAATTGAGCGCGACCGCCCCACGTATTGAGTTGCACGTTTTCGTGAAGGCTTGCTCTCTTTGGTTGTATGTTGTGTTTGCTTATTTACCCTTTGGTTGGCGTTGTTTTGATGTTGGGTAGGGTCTTTAATAGGGTTAGGTTGTTTAGTGTTGGGGATTTACCAATTGAGGTTAGGGGCTGGTCCAGGGAGGTTTCCGATGTAAGCCTTGAATACATGCCCAGCGTCTCCGAGGTCTTCTCGCCATGCCCTACGCATAGGGATGTTTATCTTAGGCGTGTCCTTAATGTTGCCGTTAAGCCCAATGATTCATTGAACCTGGGTAGGGCTTTGCATGATGTTTTCCTAGCACCCTTTAGGTTGATCAATAGGGTTGGGGTTGGGGGTTTAATTGATGAGTTGTTCAGGTTGAAGCAGGATGTCATCTCTCAAGTCCCTGGGGATCTCAGGGGCTTCGCATCCATAGTGTTTGAGCACTCGGCCAGGTTCTTAATGGACATAACCCTTGATGATTACCCAATACCCATAAGCGTTGAGCCTGGGCTCGGCGGTGTTTATTTATGGTGACAAAGGCGGTAAACCCAGCCTTACCCTTGATGTCATGGAGCCCTTTAGGCCCGTTGTTGATAAGTCCTTAATATTCTCGAAACCTAGGGTTGAGTTAGTCAATGGCTACCTAACCTATGAGTCCAAGGGCCTCGTTTCTAAGGTGGTGCTTGGGTTTAAACTCCAGGGTTTACCTACCGCGCCCACTACATTTAGTGTTTTTTATTTTGTAGTACGGTCTGTAATAACCTATTGAGTCTGGGCTTGCTATTTCTTTTGAGTACACGGTTTACGTGCTTGATGAAGGTTGCTTCTCGTTTTTGATTATTACCTGGGCTATGTATACCCTGGTGTAGATCCTAGCTAGGTTTGTCAATGCATCTATTACTGCGCTCTGTGCCTTATCTCGGGCTAGTAGTGGTTGTATTAATTTGACCATATTTTCCACGCTCAGTTCTCTCATGTACCTCTCCACGGATTCCTCGAAAAGGGCCTTGTTCCTATTTACAATATACGAGTAATTAACCA contains:
- a CDS encoding CRISPR-associated endonuclease Cas1, which translates into the protein MFIYGDKGGKPSLTLDVMEPFRPVVDKSLIFSKPRVELVNGYLTYESKGLVSKVVLGFKLQGLPTAPTTFSVFYFVVRSVITY
- the cas4 gene encoding CRISPR-associated protein Cas4; translation: MLGRVFNRVRLFSVGDLPIEVRGWSREVSDVSLEYMPSVSEVFSPCPTHRDVYLRRVLNVAVKPNDSLNLGRALHDVFLAPFRLINRVGVGGLIDELFRLKQDVISQVPGDLRGFASIVFEHSARFLMDITLDDYPIPISVEPGLGGVYLW